From a region of the Rhipicephalus microplus isolate Deutch F79 chromosome X, USDA_Rmic, whole genome shotgun sequence genome:
- the LOC119187644 gene encoding meiotic recombination protein DMC1/LIM15 homolog, which translates to MCDQAVEEALGQLSDDEEFFQDIDILQNHGINVADIKKLKTAGICTIRGLQMTTRKKLCGIKGISEAKVDKIKEIVAKVADGASFLTALEVCEKRRYVFKISTGSKELDKLMGGGVESMAITEVFGEFRTGKTQLSHTLCVTCQLPGENGYSGGKAIFIDTENTFRPDRLRSIADRFDLDHSAMLENVIYARAFTSEHQMELLDQVAAKCHEEAGVFKLLVIDSIMALFRVDFSGRGELADRQQKLAQMLSKLQKLSEEYNVAVFITNQMTADPGAAMSFQADPKKPIGGHILAHASTTRIALRKGRGEARIAKIYDSPDQPENEATFAISPGGITDVSE; encoded by the coding sequence ATGTGTGACCAAGCTGTCGAGGAAGCTTTAGGCCAACTGTCTGATGATGAGGAATTTTTCCAAGACATCGACATCTTGCAAAACCATGGCATCAATGTCGCCGATATCAAGAAGCTCAAGACAGCTGGAATCTGCACAATCAGAGGACTACAGATGACCACTCGGAAGAAGCTGTGTGGAATCAAAGGTATCTCTGAAGCAAAAGTCGACAAGATTAAAGAGATTGTGGCCAAGGTAGCAGATGGAGCGAGCTTCCTGACAGCACTTGAAGTCTGCGAAAAACGGCGCTACGTGTTCAAAATCTCAACAGGCAGTAAAGAGCTCGACAAGTTGATGGGTGGTGGAGTCGAAAGCATGGCGATTACAGAAGTATTTGGCGAGTTCCGCACTGGGAAAACTCAGCTGTCTCATACTCTCTGCGTCACTTGCCAGCTGCCTGGTGAAAATGGATACAGCGGTGGGAAGGCCATTTTCATCGACACTGAGAATACCTTCCGCCCAGACCGGCTACGTAGCATCGCCGATCGGTTCGACCTCGACCATTCTGCCATGCTAGAGAATGTTATTTACGCACGCGCCTTTACAAGCGAGCATCAGATGGAACTGCTGGACCAAGTAGCAGCAAAGTGTCATGAAGAGGCAGGTGTGTTCAAGTTGCTCGTAATCGACTCGATCATGGCTCTTTTTCGAGTTGATTTCAGCGGTCGTGGTGAGCTGGCTGATAGGCAACAAAAGCTGGCCCAAATGCTGTCCAAGCTGCAGAAGCTCTCAGAAGAATATAATGTGGCTGTATTCATCACTAATCAGATGACTGCTGATCCAGGAGCAGCCATGAGTTTTCAGGCTGACCCCAAGAAACCGATTGGAGGACATATCTTGGCACATGCATCAACAACCCGTATAGCGCTGCGGAAAGGCCGTGGTGAAGCACGTATTGCCAAGATCTATGACAGCCCAGATCAGCCCGAGAATGAGGCAACATTTGCTATTTCACCTGGTGGTATTACAGATGTGTCCGAGTAA